A stretch of the Ochrobactrum sp. BTU1 genome encodes the following:
- a CDS encoding TIGR03862 family flavoprotein — MRERVIAIFGGGPAGLFAAEHLSALGYSVTIYEQMPTVGRKFLLAGKSGLNITHSEDFAQFAQRYGASNDRLWPALQQFTPQNLRDWADALGAETFVGSSGRVFPKVMKASPLLRAWVRKLEAQDVKILTRHKWIGFQSGKPLIESPAGIEPISCDAALFAFGGASWPKLGSNSAWLEPFTEQGIQIAPMRPANCGFDVSWSELFAERFAGEPLKSVTISSKAGVTQGEFVITRGGVEGSLVYAHSAALRDDLERDGHANLILDLAPGRTLERLTLDLSRQDKKLSISNLLRKGAGLTGVKAALVLEFQREKDPAKLAQTIKALEVPLLRPRPIQEAISSAGGIEWSEIDEHYMLTKLPGVFVAGEMIDWEAPTGGYLLTACFAIAKAAAEGMDYWLSRGS, encoded by the coding sequence ATGCGTGAGCGCGTGATTGCGATTTTCGGTGGCGGACCAGCAGGACTGTTCGCCGCCGAGCATTTGTCTGCGCTTGGATATTCGGTCACAATTTACGAGCAGATGCCGACGGTTGGACGCAAGTTTCTTCTGGCGGGAAAATCCGGTCTCAACATCACCCATTCAGAAGATTTTGCGCAATTTGCCCAGCGCTATGGTGCGAGCAATGATCGCCTCTGGCCTGCATTGCAGCAATTCACACCGCAGAATTTGCGCGACTGGGCGGATGCGCTCGGCGCTGAAACCTTTGTGGGTTCTTCAGGACGCGTGTTCCCCAAGGTCATGAAAGCATCACCACTTCTTCGCGCATGGGTGCGAAAACTGGAAGCGCAGGATGTCAAAATACTGACCCGTCATAAATGGATCGGATTCCAATCCGGAAAGCCACTCATTGAATCTCCGGCGGGTATCGAGCCCATATCCTGCGATGCAGCATTGTTCGCGTTTGGTGGCGCAAGCTGGCCCAAGTTAGGCTCCAATAGTGCATGGCTTGAACCTTTCACCGAGCAGGGTATTCAGATTGCTCCTATGCGTCCGGCCAATTGCGGCTTTGATGTCAGCTGGAGCGAACTCTTTGCAGAACGTTTTGCGGGAGAACCGCTCAAGTCGGTAACGATCTCCAGCAAGGCTGGTGTAACGCAGGGCGAATTCGTCATCACGCGTGGCGGCGTGGAAGGCAGTCTTGTCTATGCACATTCAGCTGCTTTGCGTGATGACCTTGAACGCGATGGCCATGCCAACCTTATTCTCGATCTGGCACCGGGCCGTACGCTTGAACGATTGACACTTGATCTTTCGCGTCAGGATAAGAAGCTAAGTATTAGTAATCTCTTGCGAAAGGGTGCGGGCCTTACCGGTGTAAAGGCCGCACTTGTGCTCGAGTTTCAGCGCGAAAAAGACCCCGCCAAACTGGCGCAAACCATCAAGGCACTGGAAGTTCCGCTCCTTCGTCCACGCCCCATTCAGGAAGCTATATCTTCCGCAGGCGGCATAGAATGGAGCGAAATCGATGAGCATTATATGCTCACAAAGCTACCCGGCGTGTTTGTCGCTGGTGAAATGATTGACTGGGAAGCACCTACAGGCGGCTATCTTCTCACCGCATGTTTTGCGATTGCGAAGGCCGCAGCAGAAGGCATGGATTACTGGCTCTCGAGAGGCAGTTAG
- a CDS encoding vitamin B12-dependent ribonucleotide reductase, with the protein MKIERRFTKENQSAYADIEFRTATSEIKNPDGSVVFRLENIHVPAQFSQVAADILAQKYFRKAGVPANLKKVEENDVPSWLWRSVADEDKLAKLPEGERFGSEMDARQVFDRLAGTWTYWGWKGGYFDTEEDASAFRDELAYMLATQRVAPNSPQWFNTGLHWAYGIDGPGQGHFYVDWQTGKLTKSKSAYEHPQPHACFIQSVGDDLVNEGGIMDLWVREARLFKYGSGTGSNFSYLRGEGEKLSGGGKSSGLMSFLKIGDRAAGAIKSGGTTRRAAKMVVVDVDHPDIEEYIDWKVKEEQKVAALVTGSKIVKQHLAAIMKACVNCEAGSAETRDDCFDPSKNPALKREVRAAKKNQVPENYIKRVIQFARQGYTDIQFKTYDTDWDSEAYLTVAGQNSNNSVSLKDEFLRAVEEDGEWNLTARRDGRVMKTLKARDLWEKIGYAAWASADPGLHFNTTMNDWHTCPTAGPIRASNPCSEYMFLDDTACNLASINLLTYRNKDGSFDINAYEHTARLWTMVLEISVMMAQFPSKEIARLSYEYRTLGLGYANIGGLLMTNGIPYDSDEGRAIGGALTAIMTGVAYATSAEMAHELGAFPSYEPNAEHMLRVIRNHRRAAHGETEGYEGLAVNPVALIAEDCPDQDMITHARAAWDKALELGEKHGYRNAQATVIAPTGTIGLVMDCDTTGIEPDFALVKFKKLAGGGYFKIINRAVPEALRTLGYAESQIAEIEAYAVGHGNINQAPGVNPSSLKSKGFTDEKIEALNAALKSAFDIKFAFNKWTLGEDFCKDVLKLTDEQLNDFSFEMLPALGFAKKDIEAANVHVCGAMTLEGAPFLKEEHYAVFDCANPCGKIGKRYLSVDSHIRMMAAAQPFISGAISKTINMPNEATVEDCKSAYLLSWKLALKANALYRDGSKLSQPLNASLISDDEDEDDAVEALIEAPAAARAVQITERVVEKVIEKIVHEREKLPNRRQGYTQKAVVGGHKVYLRTGEFGDGRLGEIFIDMHKEGAAFRAMMNNFAIAVSLGLQYGVPLEEYVEAFTFTKFEPAGMVIGNDAIKTATSIIDYVFRELAVSYLGRNDLAHVDTSDFSNTALGKGIKEGKTNLVSTGWTRGYKPTLVSNSPSGNESKGSAQTSPSVSNVTTLKSSSPRPATVGLVTDGATAFKREFEEQPAAAPQQDNVAATELFSDKAASDAASARAETANAAKKLEADRRIKSMMQGYTGDSCTECQNFTMVRNGTCLKCDTCGATSGCS; encoded by the coding sequence ATGAAGATCGAACGCCGTTTCACGAAAGAGAATCAGTCGGCCTATGCCGATATTGAGTTCCGCACAGCGACCAGCGAGATCAAGAATCCCGATGGCTCTGTGGTGTTCCGCCTTGAGAACATCCATGTTCCTGCGCAGTTCAGCCAGGTTGCTGCTGATATTCTCGCGCAGAAGTATTTCCGCAAGGCTGGCGTTCCCGCCAATCTCAAGAAGGTTGAGGAAAACGACGTTCCTTCCTGGCTTTGGCGTTCGGTAGCGGACGAAGACAAGCTTGCGAAGCTCCCTGAAGGTGAGCGCTTCGGCTCCGAAATGGATGCGCGTCAGGTTTTTGATCGTCTCGCCGGCACCTGGACCTATTGGGGCTGGAAGGGTGGCTACTTCGATACGGAAGAAGATGCGAGTGCTTTCCGCGATGAACTCGCTTACATGCTGGCGACGCAGCGCGTGGCGCCAAACAGCCCGCAATGGTTCAACACCGGCCTGCATTGGGCCTATGGTATCGACGGTCCTGGTCAGGGCCACTTCTATGTTGACTGGCAGACCGGCAAGCTGACGAAATCAAAGTCCGCTTACGAACATCCGCAGCCACATGCCTGCTTCATTCAGTCCGTTGGCGATGATCTCGTCAATGAAGGCGGCATCATGGATCTCTGGGTTCGTGAAGCACGACTTTTTAAATACGGCTCGGGCACCGGCTCGAATTTCTCCTATCTGCGTGGCGAAGGTGAAAAGCTTTCGGGCGGCGGCAAGTCGTCAGGTCTGATGAGCTTCCTCAAGATCGGCGACCGTGCAGCGGGTGCGATCAAGTCCGGCGGCACGACCCGTCGCGCGGCCAAGATGGTTGTCGTCGACGTCGATCATCCGGATATCGAAGAATATATCGACTGGAAGGTAAAGGAAGAGCAGAAGGTTGCTGCTCTCGTAACCGGTTCCAAGATCGTCAAGCAGCATCTGGCTGCCATCATGAAGGCTTGCGTCAATTGCGAAGCCGGCTCGGCAGAAACCCGGGATGATTGCTTCGATCCATCAAAGAACCCTGCCCTCAAGCGCGAAGTTCGTGCTGCCAAGAAGAATCAGGTTCCTGAAAACTACATCAAGCGTGTTATCCAGTTCGCACGTCAGGGCTACACGGACATTCAGTTCAAGACCTATGACACCGACTGGGATTCGGAAGCCTATCTGACAGTCGCAGGTCAGAATTCGAACAATTCGGTATCGCTCAAGGATGAATTCCTGCGCGCCGTTGAAGAAGATGGCGAATGGAACCTGACTGCACGCCGCGATGGTCGCGTCATGAAGACGCTCAAGGCGCGCGATCTTTGGGAAAAGATTGGTTATGCTGCCTGGGCTTCGGCCGATCCGGGCCTGCACTTCAACACCACGATGAATGATTGGCACACCTGCCCGACCGCAGGCCCAATCCGTGCGTCCAATCCGTGCTCGGAATACATGTTCCTTGATGACACGGCTTGTAATTTGGCATCGATCAACCTGCTGACCTATCGCAATAAGGACGGCTCGTTCGACATTAACGCATATGAGCATACTGCTCGTCTGTGGACGATGGTTCTCGAAATCTCGGTGATGATGGCGCAGTTCCCTTCGAAGGAAATTGCTCGTCTCTCCTACGAATACCGTACGCTCGGCCTCGGCTATGCCAATATTGGCGGCCTGCTGATGACCAATGGTATTCCTTATGACTCCGATGAAGGTCGCGCCATCGGCGGCGCCCTCACCGCGATCATGACCGGTGTTGCCTATGCCACGTCAGCTGAAATGGCGCATGAACTTGGCGCGTTCCCAAGCTATGAGCCAAACGCTGAGCATATGCTGCGCGTTATCCGCAACCATCGTCGCGCCGCTCATGGCGAAACCGAAGGTTACGAAGGCCTTGCCGTCAATCCGGTTGCACTGATTGCTGAGGATTGCCCAGATCAGGACATGATTACCCACGCACGCGCTGCATGGGACAAGGCACTGGAGCTTGGTGAAAAGCACGGCTACCGCAATGCGCAGGCAACCGTTATCGCGCCAACCGGCACGATCGGCCTTGTCATGGATTGCGACACAACCGGTATCGAACCAGATTTCGCGCTGGTAAAGTTCAAGAAGCTTGCCGGCGGTGGTTACTTCAAGATCATCAACCGCGCAGTTCCTGAAGCGCTTCGCACACTTGGTTACGCTGAAAGCCAGATCGCTGAGATCGAAGCTTATGCAGTCGGTCACGGCAACATCAATCAGGCTCCAGGCGTCAATCCATCATCGCTGAAGTCGAAGGGCTTTACCGATGAGAAGATTGAAGCGCTGAATGCTGCTCTGAAGAGCGCATTCGACATCAAGTTTGCTTTCAACAAGTGGACGCTGGGCGAAGATTTCTGCAAGGACGTGTTGAAGCTTACCGATGAGCAGCTCAACGACTTCTCGTTTGAAATGCTGCCAGCACTTGGCTTTGCCAAGAAGGACATCGAAGCAGCCAACGTTCACGTTTGCGGTGCAATGACCCTTGAAGGTGCGCCTTTCCTGAAGGAAGAGCATTACGCAGTGTTCGATTGCGCCAATCCTTGCGGCAAGATCGGCAAGCGTTACCTCTCGGTCGACAGCCACATCCGCATGATGGCCGCTGCCCAGCCGTTTATTTCGGGTGCGATCTCCAAGACGATCAACATGCCGAACGAAGCAACGGTTGAAGATTGCAAGAGCGCTTACCTCCTTTCCTGGAAGCTGGCCCTCAAGGCGAATGCACTTTATCGCGATGGTTCCAAGCTTTCGCAGCCGCTCAATGCGTCGCTCATCTCTGACGATGAAGACGAAGATGATGCAGTCGAAGCGCTGATCGAAGCACCTGCTGCAGCGCGCGCCGTTCAGATTACTGAACGCGTTGTCGAGAAGGTCATTGAAAAGATCGTTCACGAGCGCGAAAAACTGCCGAACCGTCGTCAGGGTTACACGCAGAAGGCAGTCGTTGGTGGCCACAAGGTTTACCTGCGCACTGGTGAATTTGGTGATGGTCGTCTCGGCGAAATCTTCATCGATATGCACAAGGAAGGCGCTGCTTTCCGTGCGATGATGAACAACTTCGCCATCGCTGTGTCGCTCGGCCTGCAATATGGTGTGCCGCTCGAAGAATATGTCGAGGCTTTCACCTTCACGAAGTTCGAGCCTGCAGGCATGGTTATCGGCAACGATGCCATCAAGACGGCAACGTCGATCATCGACTATGTATTCCGCGAACTGGCAGTGTCTTACCTTGGCCGCAACGATCTCGCTCATGTTGATACGAGCGATTTCTCCAACACGGCACTCGGTAAGGGCATCAAGGAAGGCAAGACCAACCTCGTTTCCACTGGCTGGACCCGTGGCTACAAGCCAACGCTGGTTTCAAACAGCCCTTCGGGTAACGAATCCAAGGGGTCGGCACAAACGTCTCCATCGGTTTCGAATGTAACGACACTCAAGTCTTCGTCTCCTCGCCCGGCGACTGTCGGTCTCGTGACGGATGGTGCAACTGCATTCAAGCGCGAGTTTGAAGAGCAGCCAGCAGCAGCGCCACAGCAGGACAATGTTGCTGCGACTGAACTGTTCTCGGATAAGGCGGCGTCTGATGCGGCATCTGCCCGTGCAGAAACTGCTAATGCTGCGAAGAAGCTTGAAGCTGACCGTCGCATCAAGTCGATGATGCAGGGCTATACCGGCGACAGCTGCACGGAGTGTCAGAACTTCACGATGGTTCGCAATGGCACCTGCCTTAAGTGCGACACCTGCGGCGCGACAAGCGGCTGCAGCTGA
- a CDS encoding beta-lactamase family protein has translation MIRFLKIAGSIVLLILLGVVLWLGFRPPELLKVGTGYAAKIVCSNVFLANRNPQEVLALDVQAPGHPLLKFVDVSVDNGSETVTAHIFGFFAPSKAVYRPGLGCANVHDEDLRPQLTMPMDAAALIADININPAVQNIIETPALAGPGMRAVAVLKDGQIIAETYAQGFDADTPLLGWSMTKSVMATLIGMRISEAKMDLQRDHLLPEWEGDDRSKIKLADLLGMQSGLKFDEDYGNVTDVTRMLFLENNMTEFTASLPLEAQPGTKFNYSSGTANILSKLYMESFDTPEEAFTYAQKVLFEPLGIASAKLEADASGIFVGSSYLYANARDWLSIARLLLDKGKVGDKQLLSEDFVRLMQTPATASQGRYGSAQTWLQSAGIQAGTEGIPADAFWMSGHDGQSLIIVPSMNLAIIRLGLTPSRTGYKVPELQTAIIKALQ, from the coding sequence ATGATACGCTTTTTGAAAATTGCCGGTTCCATTGTCCTCTTAATCCTGTTGGGTGTCGTTTTGTGGCTCGGCTTTCGGCCACCGGAGCTTCTCAAAGTCGGCACCGGCTATGCCGCAAAGATCGTCTGCTCCAATGTATTTCTGGCAAACCGCAACCCGCAGGAGGTTCTGGCGCTTGATGTGCAGGCGCCGGGCCACCCGCTTTTAAAATTTGTCGATGTGTCAGTCGATAACGGAAGTGAAACAGTCACTGCGCATATCTTTGGCTTTTTCGCGCCAAGCAAAGCTGTCTATCGTCCGGGCCTTGGCTGCGCCAACGTACATGATGAAGATCTGCGTCCTCAACTGACGATGCCCATGGATGCAGCCGCTCTCATAGCAGACATCAATATCAACCCGGCCGTTCAAAACATCATCGAAACCCCAGCATTGGCAGGCCCCGGTATGCGAGCCGTGGCTGTGCTGAAAGACGGCCAGATCATAGCCGAAACCTATGCGCAGGGCTTTGATGCCGATACGCCTCTCTTGGGCTGGTCCATGACGAAATCCGTTATGGCAACGCTGATTGGTATGCGCATTTCGGAAGCCAAAATGGACCTGCAGCGCGACCATCTTCTGCCAGAGTGGGAAGGTGACGACCGCTCGAAGATCAAGCTTGCCGATCTTCTTGGGATGCAAAGCGGCCTTAAATTCGATGAAGACTATGGCAATGTCACAGACGTTACCCGTATGCTTTTCCTCGAAAACAACATGACCGAATTTACAGCTTCCCTGCCACTGGAAGCGCAGCCCGGCACCAAATTCAACTATTCGAGCGGCACGGCCAATATCCTGTCAAAGCTCTATATGGAAAGCTTCGACACGCCTGAAGAAGCATTTACCTACGCACAGAAAGTGCTCTTTGAACCATTGGGCATTGCAAGCGCCAAGCTGGAAGCAGATGCGAGCGGCATATTCGTCGGCTCATCTTATCTTTATGCCAATGCGCGCGACTGGCTCTCCATCGCCCGCCTTCTGCTCGATAAGGGTAAGGTCGGCGACAAGCAGCTCTTGAGCGAGGATTTTGTACGTCTGATGCAGACGCCAGCCACAGCATCGCAGGGGCGTTACGGATCAGCTCAGACATGGCTGCAAAGTGCTGGCATTCAAGCGGGTACAGAAGGCATCCCGGCGGACGCCTTCTGGATGTCGGGCCATGATGGTCAGAGCCTGATCATTGTACCTTCGATGAACCTGGCCATTATTCGCCTTGGTCTTACACCGTCGCGCACGGGTTACAAGGTTCCCGAACTTCAGACCGCTATCATCAAGGCTTTGCAGTGA
- a CDS encoding PRC-barrel domain-containing protein, with product MLRTALLTTTCALFIGGTAFAQTATPAPTDAPAAAPEMPVSSQNMFGSPPAENADQVGFMEAKDGQMLVSSFIGQSVYESDAPDAASVGKLNDLIASPEGEIEAAVIGVGGFLGVGEKDVAVSPDQLQLATRSDGKKWLVIKASKEQLTEAPAFDRSALFADGVADKTATGETNAPAADTPAADPAPAPATPAPAQ from the coding sequence ATGCTTAGAACAGCACTTCTGACAACGACGTGTGCATTGTTTATTGGTGGCACAGCCTTCGCGCAGACTGCGACACCCGCCCCCACAGATGCGCCCGCCGCAGCACCGGAAATGCCGGTTTCGTCCCAGAATATGTTTGGCAGCCCGCCAGCGGAAAATGCCGATCAGGTTGGCTTTATGGAAGCCAAGGATGGCCAGATGCTCGTTTCGAGCTTCATCGGACAGAGTGTTTATGAGAGTGATGCACCTGACGCAGCCTCAGTCGGTAAGTTGAACGATCTGATTGCAAGTCCGGAAGGTGAGATTGAAGCAGCCGTGATCGGCGTCGGTGGTTTCCTTGGCGTCGGTGAAAAGGATGTCGCGGTAAGCCCGGATCAGCTTCAGCTTGCAACGCGTAGTGATGGTAAAAAGTGGCTTGTCATCAAGGCTTCAAAGGAACAGCTGACAGAAGCTCCGGCTTTTGATCGATCCGCCCTCTTTGCGGACGGTGTTGCTGATAAAACAGCGACTGGCGAAACCAATGCGCCGGCCGCAGATACGCCAGCAGCTGACCCAGCACCCGCACCAGCCACACCTGCCCCCGCGCAGTAA
- a CDS encoding mechanosensitive ion channel family protein, with translation MSEFFIAHPWAQTVASLGGLFLAAFVANFLIKAILLKVLDRIVQRTAFGQDEELKQNGVIGHLANIVPALIISSGIAAVPELPQTALTVISNVATAFIILTLAFTVSAVLSVVDTLYSRREESKDRPIKGYIQVSKLVIYIIAIVLIIATLLDRSPVILLSGVGAMAAVLILVFQDTLLSLVASMQIASSNMVRVGDWIEMKNLDANGDVVEIALYTVKVQNFDKTITTIPIRKLITEPMKNYRGMQQSGGRRIKRALFIDQATIRFLNENELQSLASIDQLTGYLSKKEKEIADWNAKLGDKAKNPVNTRRFTNIGTFRAYVETYLRNHPGVHKGMTLLVRQMDPTPDGLPLEIYCFTNTTVWASYEQIQSDIFDHLYAVMPEFGLYPFQNPSGGDFRKLSLADLPAVTAKP, from the coding sequence TTGTCGGAATTCTTTATTGCCCATCCCTGGGCGCAAACGGTTGCATCCCTTGGCGGTCTTTTTCTTGCGGCGTTTGTCGCAAACTTCCTTATCAAAGCGATACTACTGAAGGTTCTCGACAGGATCGTTCAACGGACGGCATTTGGTCAGGATGAAGAACTCAAGCAAAATGGCGTGATTGGCCATCTGGCTAATATCGTTCCGGCGTTGATTATTTCGTCGGGCATCGCAGCTGTACCTGAACTGCCACAGACGGCACTGACCGTAATCAGCAATGTAGCGACGGCATTCATTATTCTGACACTGGCTTTCACGGTAAGCGCTGTTCTGAGCGTGGTTGATACGCTTTACAGCCGCCGCGAAGAGTCCAAAGATCGCCCGATCAAAGGTTATATTCAGGTCAGCAAGCTCGTAATCTACATTATCGCGATCGTGTTGATCATCGCGACGCTTCTTGATCGATCACCTGTGATCCTGCTGTCTGGTGTGGGTGCCATGGCCGCGGTTCTTATTCTGGTGTTTCAGGATACACTGCTCTCGCTCGTTGCCAGTATGCAGATTGCTTCATCGAACATGGTTCGCGTTGGCGACTGGATCGAGATGAAAAATCTCGACGCGAATGGCGATGTGGTCGAGATCGCGCTTTATACGGTCAAGGTGCAGAATTTCGATAAGACAATCACCACGATTCCGATCCGCAAGCTCATCACCGAGCCAATGAAAAATTATCGCGGAATGCAGCAATCCGGTGGCCGACGCATTAAACGTGCGCTGTTTATCGATCAGGCGACAATCCGCTTTCTGAACGAAAATGAACTCCAGAGCCTTGCTTCAATCGATCAGCTCACAGGCTATCTTTCAAAGAAGGAAAAGGAAATCGCCGACTGGAATGCAAAGCTTGGCGACAAGGCAAAGAACCCGGTCAATACGCGCCGCTTCACCAATATAGGAACGTTCCGCGCCTATGTGGAAACCTATTTGCGAAACCATCCTGGCGTTCACAAGGGCATGACGCTTCTTGTGCGCCAGATGGACCCGACACCGGATGGTTTGCCGCTCGAAATCTACTGCTTTACCAATACGACCGTCTGGGCGTCTTATGAACAGATCCAGTCCGATATTTTCGACCATCTCTATGCAGTGATGCCGGAATTCGGCCTCTATCCGTTCCAGAATCCAAGCGGCGGTGATTTCCGCAAGCTCAGCCTTGCGGATTTGCCTGCCGTCACTGCAAAGCCTTGA
- a CDS encoding response regulator — protein sequence MSRQTDNNYPKPLVMPKRGSSAALRLLIIGVVLTVAALVYFVFRDQLGDGFAIILMGILSMIGVFYLFGAATGLIHFSQRHGEQDLAHTFMDTLPEGTVISDARGQIVYANHAYAGMTGIASADGIRSLDNILTSEPAASDAIYRLTNAVRDGHSAQEEVRISGGLSREGQSSAAPVWYRIKARPVDGGQDFKGQLVAWQIADISDERAEQERFFQELQEAINHLDHAPAGFFSADPSGRIIYLNATLAEWLGVDLTQFSPGSLTLNDIVAGSGMALIKAVKAEPGTSRNTVIDLDLIKRNGQSLAVRFYHRVQAARDGTRGTSRTIVLDRAEGEDSSAALRSAEVRFTRFFNSAPMAIAAVDAEGHTLRTNARFLDIFAPVVDRDAVDNRVKLENVVHERDRETFNKALAAAFAGQASISPVDTVLPGNEDRHIRFYMSAVTDLGETSEEAAIISAVETTEQKALENQMAQSQKMQAVGQLAGGIAHDFNNVLTAIIMSSDLLLSNYRASDPSFPDIMNIKQNANRAASLVRQLLAFSRRQTLRPEVLDLTDVLADLRMLLARLVGKDIGLKIEHGRDVWPVKADLGQFEQVAVNLAVNARDAMPEGGEITLRTRNVKANEAAKLNYRDLPEADYVVFEVEDTGTGIPADVLEKIFEPFFTTKEVGKGTGLGLSMVYGIIKQTGGFIYCDSEVGKGTTFKIFLPRHIEEKGADNAPVAVKEKKVEKAADLSGSATVLLVEDEDAVRMGGVRALQSRGYTVHEAASGVEALEVLEELNGQVDIVVSDVVMPEMDGPTLLRELRKTHPDIKFIFVSGYAEDAFARNLPADAKFGFLPKPFSLKQLATAVKEMLEKED from the coding sequence ATGTCGCGACAGACGGACAATAATTATCCGAAACCGCTCGTCATGCCGAAGCGTGGCTCAAGTGCAGCTCTGCGGCTTTTGATTATCGGCGTCGTGTTGACGGTCGCAGCGCTCGTCTATTTTGTATTCCGCGACCAGCTTGGTGATGGCTTCGCCATCATACTCATGGGCATTTTGTCCATGATCGGCGTTTTCTATCTCTTTGGCGCAGCAACTGGGCTCATCCATTTCAGCCAGCGGCATGGTGAGCAGGATCTCGCACACACTTTCATGGATACGTTGCCTGAAGGCACCGTTATTTCGGATGCTCGCGGCCAGATCGTTTATGCAAACCACGCCTATGCGGGCATGACTGGTATTGCGAGCGCTGATGGTATCCGGTCACTTGATAATATTCTGACCAGTGAGCCAGCCGCCTCAGACGCTATTTATCGCCTCACAAATGCAGTTCGCGACGGTCATTCGGCGCAGGAAGAAGTACGCATTTCCGGCGGCCTCTCGCGTGAAGGTCAAAGTTCGGCGGCGCCCGTCTGGTATCGGATCAAGGCGCGCCCGGTCGATGGCGGACAGGACTTTAAGGGACAACTCGTCGCCTGGCAGATTGCAGATATTTCCGATGAACGCGCCGAACAGGAGCGCTTTTTTCAGGAACTGCAGGAAGCGATCAACCACCTTGATCATGCACCAGCAGGCTTTTTCTCGGCTGATCCTTCAGGCCGGATCATCTATCTCAATGCAACGCTCGCCGAATGGCTTGGCGTTGACCTGACACAGTTCTCGCCCGGCTCGCTTACGCTCAATGACATTGTTGCGGGCAGTGGCATGGCATTGATTAAAGCCGTCAAAGCAGAGCCAGGCACCAGCCGTAACACAGTCATCGATCTTGATCTTATCAAGCGCAATGGCCAGAGCCTCGCTGTTCGCTTTTATCACCGCGTTCAGGCCGCTCGTGATGGCACACGAGGCACAAGCCGTACAATCGTGCTGGATCGCGCCGAGGGCGAGGATTCATCGGCAGCATTGCGTTCCGCTGAAGTGCGCTTCACCCGCTTCTTCAATTCGGCTCCAATGGCCATTGCGGCAGTGGATGCTGAAGGTCATACGCTGCGGACCAATGCGCGGTTCCTCGATATTTTCGCCCCTGTGGTTGATCGCGATGCGGTCGATAATCGCGTGAAGCTTGAAAATGTCGTTCATGAACGCGACCGCGAAACCTTCAACAAGGCACTGGCTGCAGCCTTTGCAGGGCAGGCCAGTATCTCGCCTGTCGACACGGTTCTGCCGGGTAATGAAGACCGTCACATTCGCTTCTATATGAGTGCTGTCACCGATCTTGGTGAAACAAGCGAAGAAGCGGCGATCATTTCTGCTGTCGAAACCACCGAGCAGAAAGCGCTAGAAAATCAGATGGCGCAGAGCCAGAAGATGCAAGCTGTCGGTCAGCTTGCTGGCGGTATCGCGCACGACTTCAACAATGTGCTGACCGCGATCATCATGTCTTCGGATTTGCTACTGAGCAACTACCGCGCATCCGATCCGTCCTTCCCCGACATCATGAACATCAAACAGAATGCCAATCGTGCGGCCTCGCTCGTGCGGCAGTTGCTTGCGTTCTCGCGCCGTCAGACGCTCCGCCCGGAGGTTCTCGATCTTACAGACGTTCTGGCCGATCTGCGTATGCTTCTGGCGCGTCTTGTCGGCAAGGATATTGGCCTCAAGATCGAACACGGACGCGATGTATGGCCTGTTAAGGCCGATCTTGGCCAGTTCGAACAGGTTGCCGTCAATCTCGCTGTAAACGCCCGTGACGCAATGCCGGAGGGCGGCGAGATCACACTGCGCACACGCAATGTCAAAGCAAACGAAGCAGCAAAGCTCAACTATCGTGATCTGCCTGAAGCCGACTATGTAGTCTTTGAAGTTGAAGACACCGGCACGGGTATCCCAGCCGATGTGCTCGAAAAAATCTTCGAGCCATTCTTCACGACAAAGGAAGTCGGCAAGGGCACCGGTCTTGGCCTCTCGATGGTCTATGGCATCATCAAGCAGACCGGCGGTTTCATCTATTGCGATTCCGAGGTTGGAAAAGGCACGACGTTCAAAATCTTCCTGCCACGCCATATTGAAGAGAAGGGCGCAGATAATGCACCCGTGGCCGTCAAGGAAAAGAAGGTCGAAAAGGCTGCCGATCTTTCCGGTTCCGCAACGGTGCTTCTCGTTGAAGACGAGGATGCTGTGCGCATGGGCGGCGTGCGTGCGCTGCAATCGCGCGGCTATACCGTACACGAAGCAGCATCCGGTGTCGAAGCGCTCGAGGTGCTTGAAGAGCTGAACGGTCAGGTCGACATCGTCGTCTCCGACGTTGTGATGCCGGAAATGGACGGACCGACTCTGTTGCGCGAATTGCGCAAGACTCATCCAGACATCAAGTTCATCTTTGTTTCGGGTTATGCAGAAGACGCTTTTGCACGCAATCTGCCAGCAGATGCCAAGTTTGGTTTCCTGCCAAAACCATTCTCTCTCAAACAGTTAGCAACTGCTGTTAAAGAAATGCTGGAGAAAGAAGATTGA